A genomic stretch from Antarcticibacterium flavum includes:
- a CDS encoding uroporphyrinogen-III synthase produces MPTLLSTKKLTLPQKHLLLNTGIGLVEYDAIGIKVLELPQNLNLQKNLIFTSKNAVRAVLPYLNREVIFGSEVFCVGEKTAALLKTEGFQVVECENYGKSLATKIIKEYSDRSFTFFCGKMRREEIPHLLKGSNINFTEVLVYDTRLNKKEIKSEFDGILFFSPSGVKSFTRKNKISGATAFCIGTTTAAEAGKHTNDIIIANKPTIENVIVGAVKHFKNR; encoded by the coding sequence ATGCCTACTTTACTTTCCACAAAAAAACTTACTCTGCCGCAAAAGCACCTTTTGCTTAACACCGGGATTGGACTGGTGGAATACGATGCCATTGGCATAAAGGTTCTTGAGCTCCCACAGAATCTCAACCTTCAAAAAAACCTTATCTTCACCAGTAAAAATGCCGTGAGAGCTGTTTTGCCCTATTTGAACCGGGAAGTAATTTTTGGTTCGGAAGTCTTTTGTGTAGGGGAGAAAACCGCTGCATTATTGAAAACTGAAGGATTTCAGGTTGTGGAATGTGAGAATTACGGCAAAAGCCTGGCAACAAAAATTATCAAGGAATACAGCGACAGGTCTTTTACTTTCTTCTGCGGAAAAATGAGAAGGGAAGAGATCCCCCATTTGCTGAAGGGCAGCAATATTAATTTTACTGAAGTCCTGGTGTATGACACCAGGTTGAATAAAAAGGAGATAAAAAGCGAATTCGACGGAATTTTATTTTTTAGCCCCAGCGGTGTTAAGAGTTTTACCCGGAAGAATAAGATCTCTGGAGCTACAGCATTTTGTATAGGTACCACAACGGCTGCAGAAGCCGGGAAACATACAAATGATATTATTATAGCCAATAAACCCACAATAGAGAATGTAATTGTGGGGGCAGTGAAACATTTTAAGAACAGATAG
- the hemC gene encoding hydroxymethylbilane synthase: protein MNKVIRIGTRDSELALWQANTVKNALTKLGHEAELVPVKSQGDLNLDQPLYEMGITGIFTKTLDVAMLTGKVDIAVHSMKDVPTTLPKGIVEAAVLKRANTSDILLHKGLDFLDSEGTIATGSLRRKAQWLNRYPEHNVVDLRGNVNTRMKKLEESSWNGAIFAAAGLERINLKPDDHLELGWMLPAPAQGAMLVVAMEEDEQSLDALAALHHFNSAVCVHIEREFLKVLEGGCTAPIGALATIENETVKFNGALFSLDGSRKIEVTKEIPLKKIESFGKNCALEILENGGKELMREIRRVIN from the coding sequence ATGAATAAAGTGATAAGGATTGGAACCCGGGACAGTGAACTTGCTCTTTGGCAGGCTAACACTGTAAAAAATGCTCTTACGAAATTAGGTCATGAGGCAGAGCTGGTTCCTGTCAAATCCCAGGGAGACCTTAACCTGGACCAACCTTTATACGAGATGGGAATTACAGGGATCTTTACAAAAACCCTTGATGTTGCCATGCTAACGGGGAAAGTAGATATTGCTGTACATTCTATGAAGGATGTACCTACCACCCTTCCAAAAGGAATTGTGGAAGCCGCGGTTCTAAAACGGGCCAATACCAGTGACATCTTATTACACAAAGGTTTAGACTTTCTGGATTCAGAAGGCACTATCGCAACGGGAAGTCTGCGACGCAAGGCCCAGTGGCTAAACCGCTATCCTGAACATAATGTGGTGGACCTGCGCGGGAATGTTAATACCAGGATGAAAAAACTCGAAGAAAGCAGCTGGAACGGGGCAATTTTTGCCGCGGCCGGCCTGGAAAGAATCAACCTGAAACCAGATGACCACCTGGAGCTTGGCTGGATGTTACCCGCCCCTGCACAGGGAGCGATGCTGGTAGTGGCTATGGAAGAAGATGAGCAAAGCCTTGATGCCCTCGCTGCCCTGCACCACTTCAATTCTGCGGTTTGTGTACACATAGAAAGAGAATTTCTAAAGGTACTTGAAGGTGGTTGCACTGCTCCTATAGGCGCCCTTGCAACCATTGAAAATGAAACTGTCAAATTCAATGGTGCACTTTTTAGCCTGGATGGGAGCCGAAAAATAGAAGTAACAAAAGAGATCCCACTTAAAAAAATTGAATCTTTTGGAAAGAATTGCGCCCTGGAAATCCTTGAAAATGGAGGTAAGGAGTTAATGCGCGAAATAAGGAGAGTCATTAATTAA
- the hemA gene encoding glutamyl-tRNA reductase, with the protein MENTISRGKHFYAIGLSYKKADAAIRGHFSLSDDAKENLLVQAKTEGVEGLLATSTCNRTELYGFAEHPFQLIKLLCEHTHGTVEEFEKVAYIYKNKEAISHLFRVGTGLDSQILGDFEIISQLRNGFIRSKKHDITNPFLERLVNAVIQASKRIKNETQISSGATSVSFASVQYILREVENVSDKNILLFGTGKIGRNTCENLVKHTKNDHITLINRTKDKAERIAGKFNLKVRDYGDLQSEIREADILIVATGAQNPTITKELIYPKKDLLILDLSIPKNVHDDVAQMENVKLLHLDSLAQMTDETLERRKESIPHAQKIIAEVEGDFNKWLETRKFAPTIKALKKKLKTMKDAELDFQRRKIVNFNDEQAEIVSNRIIQKIMNHFANHLKDDSNTTDESLELIQKVFQLEESPQ; encoded by the coding sequence ATGGAAAACACAATTTCTAGAGGAAAACATTTTTATGCAATTGGTCTAAGCTATAAAAAAGCTGATGCTGCCATACGCGGTCATTTTTCTCTTTCTGATGATGCCAAGGAAAATTTGCTGGTACAGGCAAAGACTGAGGGTGTAGAGGGATTACTTGCCACATCCACCTGTAACCGCACCGAACTTTATGGATTTGCTGAACATCCTTTCCAGCTTATAAAGCTCTTGTGTGAACACACACATGGGACTGTAGAGGAATTTGAAAAAGTAGCTTATATCTATAAGAACAAGGAAGCCATTTCACATCTTTTTAGAGTTGGCACCGGCCTTGACAGTCAGATTCTAGGAGATTTTGAGATCATAAGTCAGCTTAGAAACGGGTTTATTAGATCGAAAAAGCATGATATCACCAACCCTTTCCTGGAAAGACTGGTAAACGCAGTGATCCAGGCCAGCAAGCGCATTAAGAATGAAACCCAGATCTCCTCTGGAGCAACTTCTGTGAGCTTTGCCTCGGTACAATACATTCTTAGAGAGGTTGAAAACGTTTCAGACAAGAACATCCTTCTATTCGGGACAGGTAAAATTGGAAGAAACACTTGCGAGAACCTGGTGAAGCATACCAAGAACGACCACATAACATTAATCAACAGAACCAAAGATAAGGCCGAGAGAATAGCCGGGAAATTTAACTTAAAGGTTAGGGATTACGGCGACCTGCAATCTGAAATAAGAGAAGCAGATATTCTTATAGTTGCAACCGGGGCACAAAATCCTACTATCACCAAAGAATTGATATATCCTAAAAAGGATCTTTTGATCCTGGACCTTTCTATTCCTAAAAATGTTCATGATGACGTAGCTCAAATGGAGAATGTGAAATTGCTACACCTGGACAGTCTTGCCCAAATGACAGATGAGACTCTGGAAAGAAGAAAGGAATCTATACCACATGCTCAAAAGATCATTGCCGAAGTTGAAGGAGATTTCAACAAATGGCTTGAAACCAGGAAATTTGCACCTACCATTAAAGCTCTGAAAAAGAAGCTAAAGACAATGAAGGATGCCGAGCTGGATTTCCAAAGAAGAAAGATCGTCAACTTTAATGATGAACAGGCAGAGATCGTGAGCAACAGGATCATTCAAAAAATAATGAACCATTTTGCCAATCATCTTAAAGATGATTCAAATACTACAGATGAGAGCCTGGAACTTATTCAAAAGGTATTTCAACTGGAAGAGTCTCCTCAATGA
- a CDS encoding AraC family transcriptional regulator, translating into MKMQEENIAGGFVEETKIEDGFYILKSQNDSENVESCSRGVDSSYIQFHFCVKGRTDLLFNGGSYVINLEEDNSLLLYNPKQDLPLNLNLAPKSWLISLVVSIEKFHSLFSQEAKFIPFLSLENKDKKYYQDGKISPSMAIVLNQLMNFNLMPTIKGLYFKAKAYELLSLQFNRAGDKDVEQCPFLSDEENILKIRRAKDIVINRMAEPPSLQELSNEIGLSLKKLKEGFKQIYGEPVYSFLFDYKMEYARKLLDSGEYNVNEVGLKVGYSTASHFIAAFRKKFGTTPKKYIMSLPAAN; encoded by the coding sequence ATGAAAATGCAGGAGGAAAATATCGCTGGAGGGTTTGTGGAAGAGACGAAAATTGAAGACGGATTTTATATTTTAAAATCACAAAATGACAGTGAAAATGTGGAATCCTGTAGCCGGGGAGTGGATAGTAGTTACATACAGTTCCATTTTTGTGTAAAGGGAAGGACAGATCTTTTATTCAATGGCGGTAGTTATGTTATCAACCTCGAAGAGGATAATTCCCTCTTATTATACAACCCAAAACAGGACCTTCCCCTTAATTTGAACCTGGCTCCCAAAAGCTGGCTCATCTCCCTTGTGGTTTCTATCGAGAAATTTCACTCCCTGTTTAGCCAGGAGGCAAAATTTATACCTTTCTTAAGCCTGGAAAATAAGGACAAGAAATATTACCAGGATGGCAAGATCTCCCCTTCAATGGCCATAGTGCTTAATCAATTGATGAACTTTAATCTTATGCCTACCATTAAGGGTTTATATTTCAAAGCAAAGGCATACGAATTATTAAGTCTTCAGTTTAACCGTGCAGGTGATAAGGATGTGGAGCAATGTCCTTTTTTAAGCGATGAGGAAAATATTCTTAAGATAAGAAGAGCCAAGGATATTGTAATTAACCGTATGGCCGAGCCGCCTTCCCTGCAGGAGCTGTCAAATGAGATAGGTTTAAGCCTGAAAAAATTAAAAGAAGGTTTTAAACAAATATATGGCGAGCCGGTTTATAGTTTCCTTTTTGATTATAAAATGGAATATGCCAGGAAGCTGCTGGACAGTGGGGAGTATAATGTAAATGAGGTAGGGCTCAAGGTAGGGTACAGTACTGCCAGTCACTTTATTGCTGCCTTCAGGAAGAAATTTGGTACTACTCCAAAGAAATATATTATGTCCCTTCCTGCAGCAAATTAG
- a CDS encoding ThuA domain-containing protein, whose amino-acid sequence MKRSILASFLFLVFSLAGSLYAQDKNVLVFYKTEGFWHESIPAGYQAIADLGEANGFNTEETDDPKEFTRENLESYDLVLFLNTTGDVLDEKQQEAFKDFIDNGGSFFGIHAAADTEYDWEWYGKLVGAYFVSHPEVQEAEVVVTMPDHPAVAHLPERWVRTDEWYNYKNINPDNKVLLKLDESTYKGGTNGEDHPLAWYKELEGGGISIYTGGGHTIQSYTEPAFVEHLLRSILFALDVKKD is encoded by the coding sequence ATGAAAAGATCGATTTTAGCTTCATTTTTATTCCTTGTCTTTTCGCTTGCTGGTTCTCTATATGCCCAGGATAAGAATGTGCTGGTTTTTTATAAAACTGAAGGCTTTTGGCACGAATCCATACCTGCAGGTTACCAGGCAATTGCCGACCTTGGGGAGGCAAATGGTTTTAATACTGAAGAAACCGATGATCCTAAAGAATTTACCCGGGAAAACCTTGAGTCCTATGATCTAGTCCTCTTCCTTAACACTACAGGAGATGTACTGGATGAGAAGCAACAGGAGGCTTTTAAGGATTTCATAGATAACGGCGGAAGCTTTTTTGGTATCCACGCCGCTGCAGATACTGAATATGACTGGGAATGGTATGGCAAATTGGTGGGTGCTTATTTTGTAAGCCATCCAGAAGTGCAGGAGGCCGAAGTGGTAGTCACAATGCCAGATCATCCTGCAGTCGCCCATTTACCTGAAAGATGGGTGAGGACAGACGAATGGTATAATTATAAGAATATAAACCCTGATAATAAGGTGTTATTAAAACTTGATGAAAGCACCTATAAGGGAGGAACCAATGGGGAAGATCATCCACTTGCCTGGTACAAAGAACTCGAGGGAGGTGGTATTTCCATCTATACCGGCGGTGGCCATACCATCCAGTCATATACAGAGCCGGCTTTTGTTGAACATTTATTGCGCTCAATACTTTTTGCCCTGGATGTGAAGAAGGATTAA